A window from Nycticebus coucang isolate mNycCou1 chromosome X, mNycCou1.pri, whole genome shotgun sequence encodes these proteins:
- the LOC128578292 gene encoding dual specificity protein phosphatase 18-like, which translates to MTTSPSSLPSQAGRQPTIHGLSQITNSLYISNGVAANNKVMLSNNRITTVINVSVEVANTFFEDIQYVQVPVADTPTSSLYDFFDPIADHIHSVEMKQGRTLLHCAAGVSRSAALCLAYLMKYHAMTLLDAHTWAKSCRPIIRPNNGFWEQLIHYEFKLFSKNTVHMVNSPVGVIPDIYEKDLNLMMPM; encoded by the coding sequence ATGACAACCTCCCCGAGTTCTCTTCCATCTCAGGCTGGCAGGCAGCCCACCATCCATGGCCTCTCCCAGATAACCAACAGCCTGTACATCAGCAATGGTGTGGCTGCCAACAACAAAGTCATGTTGTCCAACAACCGCATCACCACGGTCATCAACGTGTCAGTGGAGGTGGCGAACACGTTCTTCGAGGATATTCAGTATGTACAGGTACCCGTGGCGGACACTCCCACCTCGTCCCTCTATGACTTTTTTGACCCAATTGCTGATCACATCCACAGCGTGGAAATGAAACAGGGCCGCACGCTGCTGCACTGTGCCGCCGGAGTGAGCCGCTCAGCTGCCCTTTGCCTTGCCTACCTCATGAAATACCATGCCATGACCCTGCTGGACGCCCACACATGGGCCAAGTCATGCCGCCCCATCATCCGGCCCAACAACGGCTTTTGGGAACAGCTCATCCATTATGAGTTCAAGCTGTTTAGTAAGAACACAGTGCACATGGTCAACTCGCCGGTTGGTGTGATTCCTGATATCTATGAGAAAGACTTGAATTTGATGATGCCGATGTGA
- the LOC128578377 gene encoding AP-3 complex subunit sigma-1-like: MIKAILIFNNHGKPRLSKFYQPYSEDTQQQIIRETFHLVSKRDENVCNFLEGGLLIGGSDNKLIYRHYATLYFVFCVDSSESELGILDLIQVFVETLDKCFENVCELDLIFHVDKVHNILAEMVMGGMVLETNMNEIVTQIDAQNKLEKSEAGLTGAPARAVSAVKNMNLPEIPRNINIGDISIKVPNLPSFK; encoded by the coding sequence ATGATCAAGGCTATCCTCATCTTCAATAACCACGGGAAGCCGCGGCTTTCGAAGTTCTACCAGCCCTACAGTGAAGATACACAACAGCAAATCATCAGGGAGACTTTCCATTTGGTATCTAAGAGAGACgaaaatgtttgtaatttcctaGAAGGAGGATTATTAATTGGAGGATCTGACAACAAACTGATTTATAGGCATTATGCAACGTTATATTTTGTCTTCTGTGTGGATTCTTCAGAAAGTGAACTTGGCATTTTAGATCTAATTCAAGTATTTGTGGAAACATTAgacaaatgttttgaaaatgtctGTGAACTGGATTTGATTTTCCATGTAGACAAGGTTCACAATATTCTTGCAGAAATGGTGATGGGGGGAATGGTACTGGAGACCAACATGAATGAGATTGTTACGCAAATTGATGCACAAAATAAACTGGAGAAATCTGAGGCTGGCTTAACAGGAGCTCCAGCCCGTGCTGTTTCAGCTGTAAAGAATATGAATCTTCCTGAGATCCCAAGAAATATTAACATTGGTGACATCAGTATAAAAGTGCCAAACCTGccctcttttaaataa